The following are encoded in a window of Panicum virgatum strain AP13 chromosome 5N, P.virgatum_v5, whole genome shotgun sequence genomic DNA:
- the LOC120675203 gene encoding uncharacterized protein LOC120675203, producing MGSTSKSSFKVPAIPPSKRLDQDLNMMNSTFKLMHVIGQLNDDQKQVVSNVGFSTILDLCCSSVPKNLVLWLADRFDTASNTVNLPNGLSFTINSAVVKSILGIPMSNETIPCCRNEEAYQFIKLQFNSAGRTPSVDELVSIITPDFKGENFARAFVLLALSSFLCPNTKNVCSSKYYSAVIVVDEIIQLDWCSLVLQWLNSSLKKYQNMESNGQSIPTGGCVLLLVVAYLEFLYSSEFNFGMAPPRLKFWSTTVIQTFTLLDAQPGSNNQFGRLPVKHLCCTPFKECFNEENHYSVFANDLEGIIKENCPPDQIESVKLQISTLSKKFQHSISQRIMKDTSDFVHSVLSVVSSKTLQKTKEKTLEFLEDSDSECEHAHLSVHETHFQKRQKLQRNELDFKMLPVPELKEEVKYTSIVEQVFSKLCSEILEFPKVTDLDSTLDSTYDSFDHLISGLHELKSDYNLFSNEEIVDLIKLGQYKCNDSLQAKKRIPEEKVLLDSFIPQQANVPMDIPRPVNDGNQRIGIQSVSGTFIKGPKYGLSLNEALLGRTMTKVDLQQGFPNFDIFAEELAQNSGMSKNPTVAATSGLGKNFIKSSELMQISEFNYVPTESSSRIHSTNIQSIFPTPLEHSFYSLLTHNVSKLTFSPRIFEKDGIWVDQRTLSLSMMPGGWFHFRVMDCFCKLFSYQQSPQLNCHISKIFLSNVTASILMNHSLDPKNLKSEFIQIIGVDPNSCNLVHIPCFIDKQWVLVVVNFIKGRFDILSPEYGADRTLKVTNTVVYNFRILFILAFPSFQKFNIRDFIVSYIDVPKQQSKEDSGIFVTCFMETYDGTSIAKFNIADIQALREKKLFHLIFSKENKAKADIITTFRRQNNVGFF from the exons ATGGGGAGTACCAGTAAAAGTTCTTTTAAAGTTCCAGCAATTCCACCCTCAAAAAGATTGGATCAG GATCTAAACATGATGAACTCCACTTTCAAATTAATGCATGTTATCGGCCAGTTAAATGATGATCAGAAACAAGTTGTATCAAATGTTGGTTTTTCAACCATTCTGGATCTTTGTTGTTCATCAGTTCCAAAGAATCTCGTGTTATGGCTGGCAGATAGATTTGACACTGCATCTAATACAGTCAATCTTCCAAATGGTTTATCATTCACAATTAATTCTGCTGTAGTCAAATCAATTCTCGGTATCCCCATGAGCAATGAAACAATACCATGCTGTAGAAATGAAGAAGCTTATCAGTTTATCAAACTACAATTCAATTCAGCTGGAAGAACACCTTCTGTCGATGAGTTAGTGTCTATTATAACACCAGACTTCAAGGGAGAAAATTTTGCAAGAGCTTTCGTCTTGTTGGCATTGTCTTCATTTCTTTGCCCCAACACTAAGAATGTTTGCAGCTCCAAATACTACTCTGCTGTCattgttgttgatgaaattATTCAACTAGACTGGTGCTCATTGGTTCTGCAGTGGTTAAATTCTTCTTTGAAAAAGTATCAGAATATGGAGAGTAACGGACAAAGCATTCCAACTGGTGGTTGTGTCCTTCTCTTAGTG GTGGCTTATCTTGAGTTTCTCTATTCCTCTGAATTCAATTTCGGAATGGCACCCCCAAGATTGAAATTCTGGTCAACAACTGTCATACAAACATTCACACTACTTGATGCACAGCCTGGTTCAAATAATCAATTTGGCAGATTACCA GTAAAACATCTCTGTTGCACCCCTTTCAAAGAATGTTTTAATGAAGAGAATCATTACTCAGTTTTTGCAAATGATTTAGAAGGTATCATAAAAGAAAATTGTCCACCAGATCAAATTGAAAGT GTCAAGCTTCAAATATCTACACTTTCAAAGAAGTTCCAACATTCTATATCCCAGAGAATCATGAAAGACACCTCAGACTTTGTTCATAGTGTTCTTTCTGTAGTGTCATCGAAAACACTGCAGAAAACCAAAGAGAAGACTTTGGAATTTCTtgaagattcagattcagaatgTGAACATGCTCATCTTTCAGTCCATGAGACTCATTTTCAAAAGAGGCAAAAGCTGCAGAGAAATGAACTTGACTTCAAAATGTTGCCTGTCCCTGAACTCAAAGAAGAAGTGAAATACACAAGCATTGTTGAACAAGTTTTTTCAAAACTGTGTTCTGAAATTCTTGAATTTCCAAAAGTCACAGATCTTGATAGTACTCTCGATAGTACTTATGATAGTTTTGATCATTTGATTTCTGGTTTACATGAGCTGAAATCTGATTATAATCTATTCAGTAATGAAGAAATTGTTGACTTGATAAAGCTTGGTCAATACAAATGCAATG ATTCTTTACAAGCCAAAAAAAGAATTCCTGAAGAGAAAGTTCTACTGGATTCTTTCATCCCCCAACAAGCCAATGTTCCGATGGACATTCCGAGACCTGTAAATGATGGTAACCAACGAATTGGTATCCAATCAGTCAGTGGAACATTCATCAAAGGACCCAAATACGGCTTATCATTGAATGAAGCTTTGCTTGGCCGAACTATGACAAAAGTTGATCTGCAGCAGGGTTTTCCAAATTTTGATATATTCGCCGAAGAACTTGCACAAAATTCTGGAATGAGTAAGAATCCAACTGTTGCGGCCACAAGTGGCCTAGGAAAAAACTTCATCAAAAGTAGTGAACTTATGCAGATTTCAGAATTCAATTATGTTCCAACAGAATCAAGTTCAAGAATACATTCTACAAACATCCAATCCATATTTCCAACCCCTCTGGAGCACAGCTTCTATTCCTTGCTTACACATAACGTTTCAAAGTTAACCTTCAG TCCTAGGATATTTGAAAAAGATGGGATCTGGGTTGACCAAAGAACACTTTCCCTTTCTATGATGCCCGGGGGATGGTTTCATTTTAGAGTTATGGATTGTTTTTGTAAGTTATTCTCATACCAACAATCCCCTCAACTAAATTGCCACATCTCAAAGATATTCCTCTCCAATGTTACTGCA TCTATCTTAATGAATCATTCCCTTGATCCTAAAAATTTGAAGAGTGAATTTATACAAATCATTGGAGTAGATCCGAACAGTTGTAATCTG GTACATATTCCATGTTTTATTGACAAACAATGGGTGttggtggttgtcaatttcatCAAAGGAAGATTTGATATTTTATCTCCAGAATACGGAGCCGACAGGACATTGAAAGTGACAAATACTGTGGTTTACAACTTTAGAATCTTATTCATCTTGGCATTTCCATCATTCCAAAAATTCAACATACGTGACTTCATTGTTTCTTACATTGATGTTCCAAAACAGCAATCAAA GGAGGACTCTGGAATCTTTGTAACATGCTTTATGGAAACATATGATGGTACAAGCATTGCTAAGTTCAATATT GCAGACATCCAAGCATTAAGAGAGAAAAAGCTATTTCACTTGATTTTCAGCAAGGAGAATAAAGCTAAAGCAGATATAATTACAACGTTTAGGAGACAAAAT AACGTTGGCTTCTTCTAA
- the LOC120674072 gene encoding protein arginine methyltransferase NDUFAF7, mitochondrial-like encodes MLRGPAAALLRRLAPHVSGGPCGGATHRRVPPPLASSLLARFSSTPTTFSSSSPSSSSAAGRDEAADEEESPEISNDDAGSRLSIAVDRSGLYNPPEHSHEPSSDSELVKHLKSIIKFRSGPISVAEYMEEVLTNPQCGFYINRDVFGEGGDFITSPEVSQMFGEIIGVWAMCLWEQMGQPEKVNLIELGPGRGTLLADLLRGSAKFVNFTKALSINLVECSPTLQKIQYNTLKCEDEPVDDGKRTVSKLCGAPVYWHASLEQVPSGSPTIIIAHEFYDALPIHQFQKASRGWSEKMVDLAEDSSFRFVLSPHPTASLLYLSKRCGWASSEELEKVEHIEVCPKAMELTEQIADRISSDGGGALIIDYGKDGIVSDSLQAIRKHKFVHILDDPGSADLSAYVDFASIRHSALEASDDISVHGPITQSQFLGSLGINFRVEALLQNCTEEQAESLRTGYWRLVGDGEAPFWEGPEDQTPIGMGTRYLAMAIINKKQGTPVPFE; translated from the exons ATGCTTcggggccccgccgccgccctcctccgccgcctcgcccctCATGTCTCCGGCGGTCCCTGCGGTGGTGCCACTCACCGGCGCGTCCCTCCTCCACTCGCCTCTTCCCTCCTGGCCCGCTTCTCGTCTACCCCGACCACCTTCTCGTCCTCGTCGCCTTCTTCGTCCTCAGCCGCCGGCCGCGATGAGGCGGCGGATGAAGAAGAATCACCCGAGATCTCCAATGATGATGCCGGTTCCCGGCTCAGCATCGCCGTCGACCGCTCCGGCCTCTACAACCCACCAG AGCACTCGCACGAGCCGTCGTCCGACTCCGAGCTCGTCAAGCACCTCAAGAGCATCATAAAG TTTCGAAGTGGTCCGATCAGTGTAGCTGAATACATGGAGGAGGTGCTGACGAACCCGCAATGTGGATTCTATATCAACCGGGATGTGTTTGGGGAGGGGGGAGACTTCATTACCTCGCCAGAGGTCAGCCAGATGTTTGGAGAG ATAATAGGCGTATGGGCAATGTGCCTCTGGGAACAAATGGGACAGCCGGAGAAGGTGAATCTGATTGAGCTTGGCCCAGGACGAGGAACCCTTTTGGCTGATTTACTTCGT GGTTCAGCAAAGTTTGTTAATTTCACCAAGGCACTCAGCATTAACTTGGTTGAGTGCAGCCCtacattgcaaaaaattcagtATAATACTTTGAAATGTGAAGACGAACCTGTTGATGATGGCAAAAGAACAGTTAGCAAGCTTTGTGGAGCCCCTGTTTATTGGCATGCCTCCCTAGAACAGGTTCCTTCAGGAT CGCCAACCATAATTATTGCACATGAATTCTATGATGCCTTACCAATCCATCAATTTCAG AAAGCATCACGTGGCTGGTCAGAAAAGATGGTGGATCTTGCAGAAGACTCTTC GTTTCGCTTTGTTCTGTCTCCCCATCCTACAGCTTCTTTACTTTACCTCTCCAAGCGTTGTGGATGGGCTAGCTCTGAGGAGCTTGAGAAGGTTGAGCATATTGAAGTCTGCCCCAAGGCAATGGAGCTTACTGAACAAATTGCAGATAGAATTAGTTCAGATGGAGGAGGTGCTCTCATTATTGACTATGGCAAAGACGGAATAGTATCTGATAGTCTCCAG GCAATCCGTAAGCACAAGTTTGTCCACATTTTAGATGACCCTGGCTCTGCTGATCTCAGTGCCTATGTCGACTTTGCTTCAATCAGGCACTCCGCTCTGGAAGCTTCAG ATGATATCTCAGTCCATGGGCCAATTACTCAATCCCAGTTCTTGGGTTCTCTTGGTATCAACTTCAGGGTAGAAGCTCTCCTGCAAAATTGCACTGAGGAGCAGGCAGAATCATTGAGAACGGGCTACTGGCGGCTAGTTGGGGATGGTGAAGCCCCATTCTGGGAAGGCCCTGAGGACCAGACGCCTATCGGAATGGGCACTAGGTACCTGGCCATGGCCATTATCAACAAGAAGCAGGGCACACCCGTTCCATTTGAGTGA
- the LOC120674814 gene encoding dapper homolog 3-like — translation MELTTGGGAHGAGGPVGGCAARRRRCLIATASSRGEDAEVELGRAGAVDAGVANDVMDPAHLVLELWLEEPAELGGRISSSSPATTDDSRCCSRRREREWEGEASSEPPLPCSLHRAASAHASAEQLCVGLRRAAARRSRRGGPGGRGAGEGGKSRGRSRCTQRLPGPRPSPPAAQPGGCDRASLAVPPSSACTACEGPRPSPPAAPLGGRDRAPPGAGEEPWARRRKGMEEKPACVPPRSLAQSVPLRLRLRRSPPSCTHRCLAAPAAVRRASAHGRGRGAWRSEHGAELPVVPCNGEEAWEAGAPSTGKPAVTPFLSHCRIRQLAEEETGDAAAGTTP, via the coding sequence ATGGAGCTCAccaccggcggtggcgcgcaCGGCGCTGGAGGACCTGTCGGAGGatgcgctgctcgccgccgccgctgcctcatcGCGACCGCGTCCTCCCGCGGAGAGGATGCAGAGGTAGAGCTGGGTCGCGCAGGTGCCGTCGACGCCGGCGTTGCCAATGACGTGATGGATCCAGCGCACCTCGTGCTCGAGCTCTGGCTCGAGGAACCAGCAGAGCTCGGCGGCCGGATAAGTAGCTCATCACCTGCCACCACGGATGATAGTCGCTGCTGCTCGcgcaggagggagagagagtgggagggggAGGCGAGCTCGGAGCCTCCGCTACCGTGTagcctccaccgcgccgccagcGCACACGCCTCCGCCGAGCAACTGTGCgtgggcctccgccgcgccgccgcacgaaGGAGCCGtcggggcgggccaggtggcagaggagcaggggagggaggaaagAGCAGGGGAAGGAGCCGTTGCACGCAGCGCCTGCCGGGGCCGCGGCCAAGTCCGCCCGCGGCGCAGCCAGGGGGCTGCGACCGAGCTTCGCTAGCGgtgccgccgagctccgcctgcACTGCGTGCGAAGGGCCGCGGCCGAGTCCGCCCGCGGCGCCGCTAGGGGGCCGCGACCGAGCTCCAcccggagcaggggaggagccGTGGGCAAGGAGAAGGAAGGGTATGGAGGAGAAGCCGGCGTGCGTCCCACCCCGCTCTCTCGCCCAGTCCGTGCCACTCCGCCTTCGCcttcgccgctcgccgccctcCTGCACGCACCGCTGCCTCGCCGCTCCGGCCGCCGTGCGCCGTGCGTCCGCCCACGGTCGTGGGAGGGGCGCATGGCGGTCTGAGCATGGAGCCGAGCTCCCCGTCGTTCCCTGCAACGGAGAGGAGGCCTGGGAGGCCGGGGCTCCATCGACGGGCAAGCCGGCGGTGACACCGTTTCTCTCTCACTGCCGCATTCGTCAGCTCGCGGAGGAGGAGACCGGGGACGCAGCTGCGGGCACAACGCCATGA
- the LOC120674815 gene encoding protein FAR1-RELATED SEQUENCE 5-like — MGGDLIDARLGFSRTSDLEIETSKSTKVCLSGSINSVTAATRHEYETTLKNQDPDVYDLNPITKDTGLEDSFMQKTTNIGKKFESVVSELKKKLDDNASSRNDVSAQSDMVNQSVPMLAIADIYNEERCELAGLYNDGEHYDSEDSAEGGFLTDEEGEDAVAEDEEYLFPNPDEAEGTKKPEIGMSFDTLDDAHRFVNIYGQVNGFAVFKGRNYKNKKIFLMCNKSKKAAEPKNPHKKRKRSYVKGTSCKMRIIVVLQQGRWKFSDVDLVHNHDLVSSPSLTKFFINHRYMTVEEKKFSRILQEARIKPRRIMQIFRKMKGSFKNMNFGRTQLKNLKQADRKQKMRNTDIDSTMNYVKKMQKQHPGFYYTMRTDDDNTVRSIFWTDASSRLNYKLYGDFISFDTTFSTNKYNMPFAPLVGINGHGRTVVFGYALLENQTAETFSWLFNVLLEVMDGRRPEIIITDQDAAMKKAIFEVFGTEVHRNCFWHIMRNARENLGTLLKDIENLGKELEKVIYESISREEFDEGWTAIIEKYGLQENSSLKLMWKNRHMWVPAYFMDVFCPFIKTTGRSESTNSSFKDYVLRKDSIETFLQQCEIFQEEQAEIERRDRFESNVQEPVFASMQMIERHAAEVYTRSIYLKFQKEVHNSGAYSIEEVEKDVKYNVHRLIQHEDIEFYRKTFTIEVDQNYNSFNCICKKYNRDGIVCCHVLRLFTQLGIHKIPDNYIKQRWTKSYLEEELKRHKLKGLEQIVDCRDDPIFRHAMMMNSLSEMCSKVCKDSERSEKFMKEVQMVFDRMECEENASQSTDLVVYKDPAIVEAVSVDKGHRLCRPAEKSSMQKIQKEKAAKEKAAKMKENATPKKKQISKQHPKKKGKTEANASEVDGAPKEK, encoded by the exons ATGGGGGGCGATTTGATTGATGCAAGATTGGGCTTCAGTCGAACATCAGATTTGGAGATTGAAACTTCGAAATCTACAAAG GTATGTTTATCTGGTTCAATCAACAGTGTTACAGCTGCGACAAGGCATGAATATGAAACTACCTTAAAGAATCAGGATCCAGATGTTTATGATTTGAATCCAATAACCAAG gATACTGGATTGGAAGACTCTTTTATGCAGAAAACAACAAATATTGGAAAGAAGTTTGAGAGTGTGGTATCTGAACTAAagaag AAGTTGGATGATAATGCAAGTTCCAGAAATGATGTTTCAGCACAGAGTGATATGGTGAACCAATCG GTTCCCATGCTTGCAATTGCTGATATCTATAATGAGGAAAGATGTGAATTAGCTGGCTTGTACAATGATGGAGAGCACTATGATTCAGAG GATTCCgcagagggtggttttctaacaGATGAAGAAGGGGAAGATGCTGTTGCCGAAGATGAAGAATATTTGTTTCCCAACCCAGATGAGGCTGAAGGTACCAAGAAACCAGAGATTGGAATGAGTTTTGACACGCTGGATGATGCTCACAGATTCGTGAATATATATGGGCAAGTGAATGGATTTGCAGTTTTTAAGGGGAGAAACtacaaaaataagaaaatatttttgatgTGCAATAAAAGTAAGAAAGCAGCAGAGCCAAAGAATCCacacaagaaaaggaaaagatccTATGTTAAGGGAACCAGTTGCAAGATGAGGATCATTGTAGTGTTGCAGCAAGGCAGATGGAAGTTCAGTGATGTAGATCTTGTGCATAATCATGATTTAGTGAGCAGCCCTTCTTTGACCAAATTCTTCATTAATCATAGATATATGACTGTTGAGGAGAAAAAATTTTCAAGAATTCTCCAAGAAGCTAGAATAAAGCCAAGGAGAATAATGCAAATATTTAGAAAGATGAAAGGCAGCTTCAAGAACATGAATTTTGGGAGAACACAGCTTAAAAATCTGAAGCAAGCTGATAGAAAGCAAAAGATGAGAAATACAGATATAGATAGCACCATGAACTACGTGAAGAAAATGCAAAAGCAACATCCTGGTTTCTACTACACTATGAGAACAGATGACGACAACACGGTTAGAAGTATTTTCTGGACTGATGCGTCTTCAAGACTAAACTACAAGCTGTATGGAGATTTCATTTCTTTTGATACTACTTTCAGCACAAATAAGTATAATATGCCTTTTGCTCCTTTGGTTGGGATTAATGGTCATGGGAGAACTGTGGTTTTTGGATATGCATTGCTAGAAAATCAAACTGCAGAAACTTTCTCTTGGCTATTTAATGTACTGCTGGAAGTAATGGATGGTAGAAGACCAGAAATTATAATTACAGATCAAGATGCTGCTATGAAGAAGGCAATATTTGAAGTTTTTGGGACAGAAGTTCATAGAAATTGCTTTTGGCATATCATGAGGAATGCTAGAGAGAATCTTGGAACCTTATTGAAAGACATAGAAAATCTCGGAAAAGAATTAGAGAAGGTGATATATGAGTCCATAAGTAGAGAGGAATTTGATGAAGGGTGGACAGCCATCATAGAAAAATATGGTCTGCAAGAAAATTCATCCCTGAAATTGATGTGGAAAAATAGACATATGTGGGTACCAGCTTACTTCATGGACGTGTTCTGTCCATTCATCAAGACCACGGGTAGAAGTGAAAGCACCAATTCATCATTTAAGGATTATGTTTTGAGAAAGGATAGCATAGAAACATTCCTTCAGCAATGTGAGATATTTCAGGAGGAACAAGCTGAAATTGAGCGGAGGGACAGATTTGAATCAAATGTTCAGGAGCCGGTTTTTGCTTCTATGCAAATGATTGAGAGGCATGCTGCAGAGGTTTACACGAGAAGCATATATCTGAAATTTCAAAAAGAAGTTCACAATTCTGGAGCGTACTCTATTGAAGAGGTAGAAAAGGATGTGAAATATAATGTTCATAGGCTTATCCAGCATGAAGATATTGAGTTCTATAGGAAGACTTTTACAATTGAAGTTGACCAGAACTATAATTCATTCAATTGTATTTGCAAAAAGTACAACAGGGATGGGATCGTTTGCTGCCATGTGCTCAGGTTATTTACACAGCTTGGTATCCACAAAATTCCAGATAACTACATCAAGCAAAGATGGACTAAAAGCTATTTGGAAGAAGAATTGAAAAGGCATAAGCTTAAAGGACTTGAACAAATAGTAGATTGTAGAGATGACCCAATATTTAGGCATGCTATGATGATGAATTCCTTGTCGGAAATGTGCTCGAAAGTTTGCAAAGATTCTGAAAGAAGTGAGAAGTTTATGAAGGAAGTTCAAATGGTTTTTGACAGAATGGAATGTGAAGAAAATGCTTCTCAATCAACTGATTTAGTTGTGTACAAAGACCCAGCAATTGTAGAAGCTGTTAGTGTCGATAAGGGCCACAGGTTGTGTCGGCCGGCTGAGAAAAGTTCAATGCAAAAAATTCAAAAGGAGAAGGCAGCCAAGGAGAAGGCGGCGAAAATGAAGGAGAATGCTACTCCCAAGAAAAAGCAGATCAGCAAGCagcatccaaaaaaaaaaggcaagacAGAAGCAAATGCTAGTGAAGTAGATGGTGCTCCAAAAGAAAAGTGA
- the LOC120676762 gene encoding uncharacterized protein LOC120676762 → MTTAMDRVKYRFSTHRFQKVIDSLSEDQKGFLAKNGFEKFLGFRKFTVPMPFLEWVMGQVVTDLSQFKHRLKSFKFTRYMVQQIIGIPSGEIPIILHSGGVKISDKLSIRDAVRNLLDQHDEESFIKWFMLVALSTIICPSTQNFVNINYLPYLLDVSQINTFDWSTHVLNYILSEVKKYQGFISSKDDGKIYVGSCLPLLAIAYMDFIDFSHEYANHHNFCYDVPRICNVRSEDFLFAANVDRNLSNPGRPSYGILEFRSLISSPYFEEPLADGPIEHDYSISSDFFPASHHESVAPFQIIPSIEGLIDKHCNLLKNDVSAGIVDKGETVYSDFANQFGFVFSNRLSLLSSEILAHIESVKYATNSEETDKLTNDSGSLHIHCHSENVAVSESTLTENDTRHDLSNIQQETDNLVDHTDEERLVSSSFNHDRQKSCSNTQAALNDDINCPSTPTFTDQMEGVGGFEQDIEPLVMNDTAPCGINPKRKCRMGSSTIDKKKRKKRAAIPSAHVNSPVKIKLTDEMELSYIKYVRSQNIDPIENDPSPTFVSIAGFECSYDSFRLSLQPRGFVSNDLMAVFVQYFNDDHKLNTENIYDRNKVAFTPFLVEKLMLDPKTYIPESNEPELTRINEQMDIANADLLLFPLILNEHWILICINYLVKKVHFFDPAIRASNSESVLPANSIKFATNNVVINFQRTCKVAEIFDRDLQNYELQVPRCPKHSNSPFQKFDSGIFAMLLMYNWNGSVIKIFDHTEATKFRKLIAYKLMNSDLNEAAIKNNQTEDQP, encoded by the exons ATGACAACAGCTATGGATCGTGTCAAGTATCGCTTCTCTACCCATCGTTTTCAAAAAGTCATAGATTCTCTTTCAGAAGATCAGAAAGGTTTCTTGGCGAAGAATGGTTTTGAAAAGTTTCTGGGTTTTCGCAAGTTCACAGTGCCTATGCCTTTCCTTGAATGGGTCATGGGGCAGGTTGTTACTGATCTCTCCCAATTCAAGCACAGATTGAAATCTTTCAAGTTCACAAGATACATGGTTCAACAAATAATTGGAATACCTTCTGGAGAGATCCCGATCATTCTGCATTCTGGTGGTGTCAAAATTTCTGACAAACTTTCCATCCGTGATGCTGTTCGTAACCTTCTCGATCAACATGATGAGGAATCATTTATTAAATGGTTCATGCTTGTTGCTCTTTCTACCATCATTTGCCCTTCTACTCAGAACTTTGTTAACATCAACTATCTTCCATATCTCTTGGATGTTTCCCAAATCAACACTTTTGATTGGAGCACTCATGTGCTGAACTACATTTTATCTGAGGTTAAAAAATACCAAGGTTTCATCTCTTCAAAAGATGATGGGAAGATATACGTTGGCTCTTGCCTCCCACTCCTTGCT ATTGCCTACATGGATTTCATCGACTTCAGCCATGAATATGCCAATCATCACAATTTTTGCTATGATGTTCCAAGAATTTGTAATGTTAGATCAGAGGACTTCCTTTTCGCTGCCAATGTGGACAGAAATCTATCAAACCCAGGTCGCCCTTCGTATGGAATTCTTGAG TTTCGTAGTCTGATATCTTCACCATACTTCGAAGAGCCTCTTGCTGATGGACCTATTGAACATGATTATTCTATAAGCTCAGATTTTTTTCCAGCCTCACATCATGAATCTGTTGCCCCTTTTCAA ATCATCCCAAGTATTGAAGGATTGATAGATAAGCATTGCAATCTTCTAAAAAATGATGTTTCTGCTGGCATTGTTGACAAGGGTGAAACAGTTTATTCGGACTTCGCGAATCAGTTTGGTTTTGTTTTCTCAAATCGGCTGTCTCTACTCTCTTCTGAGATACTTGCACACATTGAGTCTGTCAAGTATGCCACTAATTCAGAGGAAACTGATAAGCTTACAAACGATTCAGGATCTCTTCATATCCATTGCCACAGTGAGAATGTTGCTGTTTCTGAATCAACTCTCACTGAAAATGATACACGTCATGATTTGTCCAATATACAACAAGAAACTGATAATCTTGTCGATCATACTGATGAAGAGAGACTTGTTTCAAGTTCGTTTAATCATGATCGCCAAAAATCATGCTCTAATACTCAAGCAGCGCTGAATGATGATATTAATTGTCCAAGCACCCCAACATTCACTGATCAAATGGAAGGTGTCGGCGGTTTTGAACAAGACATTGAGCCATTGGTTATGAATGACACAG CCCCTTGTGGTATTAATCCAAAAAGAAAGTGCAGAATGGGTTCATCTACAATtgataagaagaaaaggaagaagaggGCAGCTATCCCCTCAGCTCATGTTAACTCCCCTGTCAAAATCAAGTTGACTGATGAAATGGAACTTTCATATATCAAGTATGTTCGTTCACAAAACATTGATCCAATTGAGAATGACCCATC CCCAACTTTTGTCTCAATCGCTGGATTTGAATGTTCATATGATTCATTTCGTCTTTCTCTTCAGCCCAGAGGTTTTGTGTCCAATGATTTAATGGCAGTTTTTGTGCAATACTTCAATGATGATCACAAGCTTAATACTGAAAACATTTATGATCGTAACAAAGTTGCTTTCACACCTTTTTTAGTG gaaaaactcatgcttgatcctAAGACATATATTCCAGAGTCCAATGAGCCAGAACTGACAAGGATCAATGAACAAATGGACATCGCAAATGCTGATCTG TTATTGTTCCCCTTGATACTCAATGAACATTGGATCCTCATATGCATCAACTACCTTGTCAAGAAAGTCCACTTTTTTGATCCAGCAATTCGAGCTTCAAACTCTGAATCCGTATTGCCTGCAAATTCAATAAAATTTGCTACAAACAATGTG GTTATCAATTTCCAAAGAACTTGTAAAGTTGCTGAAATTTTTGACAGAGACTTGCAGAATTATGAATTACAAGTTCCAAGATGTCCAAAGCACTCCAACTCACCATTTCAAAA GTTTGATTCAGGCATCTTTGCTATGTTGCTTATGTACAACTGGAATGGTTCGGTGATTAAGATATTTGACCAC ACTGAAGCAACTAAATTCAGGAAGCTCATCgcttacaagttgatgaattcaGATCTTAATGAAGCTGCAATAAAGAACAACCAAACCGAAGATCAGCCTTGA